From the genome of Triticum aestivum cultivar Chinese Spring chromosome 3B, IWGSC CS RefSeq v2.1, whole genome shotgun sequence, one region includes:
- the LOC123066629 gene encoding uncharacterized protein — protein MQEGELEELEKGVEPAWERLVHPLNCIVDRLNVVDHIKAVKDSPDLRAAVEDIQEKKDLLLIPTGCAHNRPWIDVAGNAPGSLLLHGGEACAPGWRRSRAWSAWAEEQRRKMGMGI, from the exons ATGCAGGAGGGCGAGCTGGAGGAGCTTGAGAAGGGCGTGGAGCCTGCGTGGGAGCGCTTGGTCCACCCGCTCAATTGCATCGTCGACAGGCTGAACGTCGTTGACCACATCAAGGCCGTCAAGGACTCGCCCGACCTCCGTGCCGCCGTCGAGGATATCCAG GAGAAGAAGGACCTGCTGTTGATTCCCACAGGATGCGCCCACAACCGCCCCTGGATCGATGTTGCTGGAAACGCCCCTGGATCGCTACTGCTGCATGGAGGAGAAGCATGCGCGCCTGGGTGGAGGAGGAGCAGGGCCTGGAGCGCTTGGGCGGAGGAGCAGCGGAGGAAGATGGGGATGGGGATTTGA
- the LOC123067935 gene encoding methylmalonyl-CoA epimerase, mitochondrial-like — MVTLQLNHIAWDTGDVQGLAAFYEEVLGFERVPAPTYSGFQVAWLRLPGSPDVVLHIIERDPAVAAPGAAQGVVAPAQLPRRHHLAFSVAEFDGFIIVLRTRDTQLFEKSQPDGRTRQVFFFDPDDCRAVWVGEHGLLSYAYFLFPFDLFASILLHIPVTLLCHFCGLWDASYHEISPGSWR, encoded by the exons ATGGTGACACTGCAGCTAAACCACATCGCGTGGGACACCGGCGACGTGCAGGGCCTGGCCGCTTTCTACGAGGAGGTGCTGGGCTTCGAGCGTGTCCCGGCGCCCACCTACTCCGGCTTCCAGGTCGCCTGGCTCCGCCTCCCGGGCTCCCCCGACGTCGTGCTCCACATCATCGAGCGCGACccggccgtcgccgccccgggGGCCGCGCAGGGGGTCGTCGCGCCCGCGCAGCTGCCCCGGCGGCACCACCTCGCCTTCTCCGTGGCCGAGTTCGACGGGTTCATCATCGTGCTCAGGACCCGTGACACCCAGCTGTTCGAGAAGTCCCAGCCCGACGGCCGCACGCGCCAGGTCTTCTTCTTCGACCCCGACG ACTGTCGTGCA GTCTGGGTTGGTGAACATGGTCTTCTTAGCTATGCTTATTTTCTGTTCCCTTTTGATCTCTTCGCATCAATTCTGTTGCACATCCCA GTGACACTGCTCTGCCATTTCTGCGGCTTATGGGATGCCAGCTATCACGAGATATCTCCTGGGTCGTGGCGCTGA